A part of Aquaspirillum sp. LM1 genomic DNA contains:
- a CDS encoding glycerophosphodiester phosphodiesterase, with protein sequence MHPSILLASVLAALALPALAADKPVFPTLNGQPPLVIAHRGASGYLPDHTLEGYAKAIELGADFIEPDLVMTRDGVLIARHEPNLKDTTDVARRAEFASRKRKMPVDGVEEEGWFASDFTLAEIKTLRAIQPRADRSKAFDGQFQIPTFEEILALRAQKSQETGRQIGVYPETKHPIYHQQLGLSLEKPLVALLAKYQLNRKNAPVFIQSFEAANLKQLRKLTPNKLVYLLDADTVRPDGVIERKLPYDHVVSGDTRSYGDMLSPANLKQVKTFADGIGPWKPYLVSWQAMTDPKTGKPIDVNGDNVIDQRDMTLLEPNDVVKRAHQLGLVVHPFTFRNEAKLLAANFQDNPAEEYRLFFALGVDGVFTDYTDTARATRTLMEQR encoded by the coding sequence ATGCACCCATCCATCCTGCTGGCCAGCGTGCTGGCCGCGCTGGCGCTGCCGGCACTCGCAGCTGACAAACCGGTATTTCCCACCCTGAACGGCCAGCCGCCGCTGGTGATCGCCCATCGCGGTGCGTCTGGCTACCTGCCCGACCACACGCTGGAAGGCTACGCCAAGGCCATTGAGCTGGGCGCAGACTTTATCGAACCGGATCTGGTGATGACCCGTGACGGCGTGCTGATTGCCCGTCACGAACCCAACCTGAAAGACACCACCGACGTGGCCCGCCGCGCCGAATTTGCCAGCCGCAAGCGCAAGATGCCGGTGGACGGCGTGGAAGAAGAAGGCTGGTTCGCCAGTGATTTCACCCTGGCAGAAATCAAGACCCTGCGTGCCATCCAGCCGCGCGCCGACCGTAGCAAGGCGTTTGACGGGCAGTTCCAGATTCCCACCTTTGAAGAAATCCTCGCCCTGCGTGCGCAAAAATCCCAAGAAACCGGCCGCCAGATTGGTGTTTACCCGGAAACCAAACATCCGATCTATCATCAGCAGCTGGGCCTGAGCCTGGAAAAACCGCTGGTGGCGCTGCTGGCCAAATACCAGCTGAACCGCAAGAACGCGCCGGTGTTTATCCAGTCGTTCGAGGCGGCCAACCTCAAGCAACTGCGCAAGCTGACGCCCAACAAGCTGGTGTACCTGCTGGACGCCGATACCGTGCGCCCGGATGGCGTGATTGAGCGCAAGCTGCCCTACGACCATGTGGTCAGCGGTGACACGCGCAGCTACGGCGACATGCTCAGCCCGGCCAACCTCAAGCAGGTGAAAACCTTTGCCGACGGCATTGGCCCGTGGAAGCCGTATCTGGTCAGCTGGCAGGCAATGACTGACCCGAAAACCGGCAAGCCGATCGACGTCAACGGCGACAACGTCATCGACCAGCGCGACATGACCCTGCTGGAGCCCAACGACGTGGTCAAGCGCGCCCACCAGCTGGGCCTGGTGGTGCATCCGTTTACCTTCCGCAACGAAGCCAAGCTGCTGGCAGCCAACTTCCAGGATAACCCGGCGGAAGAATACCGGCTGTTCTTTGCCCTAGGCGTGGACGGGGTCTTCACCGACTATACCGACACCGCCCGGGCTACCCGCACGCTGATGGAACAGCGTTAA
- the pqqB gene encoding pyrroloquinoline quinone biosynthesis protein PqqB, whose translation MLRAIVLGAAAGGGLPQWNCACPVCAAVRSGQAGAPQTQSSIVVSADGERWVLINASPDIRQQFAATPALHPRAVRHSPLSAVLVTNADVDHVAGLLSLREVQPFALYATRRVHSVLDANAIFNVVNREHVPRRPVQLDESMPILDAAGVPTGIWIETFTVPGKVALWLEDPNAERFGSVAEDTIGVAIRAEGSDARLFYLPGCADVPDSLKARFTAADTVLFDGTTYTEHEMAEAGVGQKSASRMGHLVMSGPQGTIARLADVPLARRLFIHINNTNPVWLPDSDARRDIVRQGWDLAFDGMELTL comes from the coding sequence ATGCTGCGCGCCATCGTTCTAGGTGCCGCTGCCGGCGGCGGCCTGCCCCAATGGAATTGCGCCTGCCCGGTGTGTGCGGCAGTGCGCAGTGGGCAGGCTGGCGCGCCGCAGACCCAGTCGTCGATTGTGGTCAGTGCCGACGGCGAGCGCTGGGTACTGATCAATGCCTCTCCGGATATTCGCCAGCAATTTGCCGCCACCCCGGCACTGCATCCGCGTGCGGTGCGTCACAGCCCGCTGTCAGCGGTGCTGGTCACCAATGCCGATGTAGACCACGTCGCCGGCCTGCTGTCACTGCGTGAAGTGCAGCCGTTTGCCCTGTACGCCACCCGCCGGGTACACAGCGTGCTGGACGCCAATGCCATCTTCAATGTGGTCAACCGCGAGCATGTGCCGCGCCGTCCGGTGCAACTGGACGAAAGCATGCCGATTCTGGACGCCGCTGGCGTGCCCACCGGCATCTGGATCGAAACCTTCACCGTGCCCGGCAAGGTGGCGCTGTGGCTGGAAGACCCGAATGCCGAGCGCTTTGGCAGCGTGGCCGAAGACACCATCGGCGTGGCCATCCGCGCCGAAGGCAGCGATGCCCGGCTGTTTTACCTGCCCGGCTGTGCTGACGTGCCCGACAGCCTGAAAGCGCGCTTTACCGCTGCCGATACCGTGCTGTTTGATGGCACCACCTACACCGAACACGAAATGGCCGAAGCTGGCGTTGGGCAAAAATCTGCCTCGCGCATGGGCCACCTGGTGATGAGCGGCCCACAGGGCACCATTGCCCGGCTGGCCGACGTGCCGCTGGCGCGCCGGCTGTTCATTCATATCAATAACACCAACCCGGTATGGCTGCCCGATAGCGATGCGCGTCGGGACATTGTCCGCCAGGGCTGGGATCTCGCCTTCGATGGCATGGAGTTGACCCTGTGA
- a CDS encoding pyridoxamine 5'-phosphate oxidase family protein, giving the protein MSSLPVTDLTRVHRHPERAHYDVDTLHALLDQALICHVAFVLDGQVQQIPTACWREGSHLYIHGSNGSRMIRALRAGAPVCVAVTLMDGLVLARSAFSTSVNYRSALIYGQFVALEGMDAKRLSLQRFFDHYLPGRWEEVRQPDENELAATSVLALPLEQAVCKVRNGPPEDKADDEGLPVWAGVLPCLHGWGAAQPVAGCADGPLPASLQAVAAQGERR; this is encoded by the coding sequence ATGTCCAGCCTGCCCGTCACCGACCTGACCCGTGTGCATCGCCACCCGGAACGCGCCCACTACGACGTCGATACCTTGCACGCGCTGCTCGACCAGGCGTTGATTTGCCATGTGGCGTTTGTGCTGGATGGCCAGGTGCAGCAGATTCCCACCGCCTGCTGGCGCGAAGGCAGCCACTTGTATATTCATGGCTCCAATGGCAGCCGGATGATCCGTGCGCTGCGCGCCGGTGCGCCGGTGTGCGTGGCAGTGACGCTGATGGATGGGCTGGTGCTGGCGCGTTCGGCGTTTTCCACGTCGGTGAACTACCGTTCGGCGCTGATTTACGGCCAGTTTGTCGCGCTGGAAGGGATGGACGCCAAGCGGCTGAGCTTGCAGCGGTTTTTTGACCACTACCTGCCGGGGCGTTGGGAGGAAGTGCGCCAGCCCGATGAAAACGAACTGGCGGCCACCAGTGTGCTGGCCCTGCCGCTGGAGCAGGCGGTGTGCAAGGTGCGCAACGGCCCGCCGGAAGACAAGGCCGACGACGAAGGCTTGCCGGTGTGGGCGGGCGTGCTGCCCTGCCTGCATGGGTGGGGCGCGGCCCAGCCGGTGGCCGGCTGTGCTGACGGGCCACTGCCGGCATCGCTGCAGGCGGTGGCCGCGCAGGGTGAGCGTCGCTAA
- the pqqE gene encoding pyrroloquinoline quinone biosynthesis protein PqqE, translated as MASLKPAAPLAMLMELTHRCPLRCAYCSNPLALTPANAELPTAAWKAALDEAAQLGMLQVHFSGGEPMARADLIELVRHATARGLYSNLITSGLLLDAHKLAELVDAGLSHVQLSFQDLDEDGAQWVSGYAGGVAKKREVAERVLASGLALTLNFVMTRHNVSRLAEMLDYAESLGVGRVEVANTQYYGWGLKNRAALIPTCEQLDDMNSLVAERRARCKGRMVIDYVIPDYYARRPKACMGGWGQRFINVMPDGSILPCHAAQTIGHLQFPRFPDSSLSAAWYEHPGFAAYRGTDWMPDPCGSCDHKEQDWGGCRCQALALAGDAGTLDPVCELSPQHVQVVNMAMRESHQPTGELMLRQRHGG; from the coding sequence ATGGCTAGCCTGAAACCTGCCGCGCCACTGGCCATGCTGATGGAGCTGACCCATCGCTGCCCGTTGCGCTGCGCCTACTGTTCCAACCCGCTGGCGCTGACCCCGGCTAACGCCGAACTGCCCACTGCCGCGTGGAAAGCCGCACTGGACGAGGCCGCCCAGCTGGGCATGCTGCAAGTGCATTTCTCTGGCGGCGAGCCGATGGCGCGCGCCGATCTGATAGAACTGGTGCGCCACGCCACCGCACGCGGCCTGTACAGTAATCTGATTACATCTGGCCTGCTGCTGGATGCACACAAGCTGGCCGAGCTGGTGGACGCCGGGCTGTCGCATGTGCAGCTGAGTTTTCAGGATCTGGACGAAGATGGCGCGCAGTGGGTCAGCGGCTACGCCGGCGGTGTGGCAAAAAAACGCGAAGTGGCCGAGCGGGTGCTGGCCAGCGGCCTGGCGCTGACGCTGAACTTTGTCATGACCCGGCACAATGTCTCGCGGCTGGCCGAGATGCTGGACTACGCCGAAAGCCTGGGCGTGGGTCGGGTGGAGGTGGCCAACACCCAGTATTACGGCTGGGGCCTGAAAAACCGCGCCGCGCTGATTCCCACCTGCGAACAGCTGGACGACATGAACAGCCTGGTGGCCGAACGCCGCGCGCGCTGCAAGGGGCGCATGGTGATCGACTATGTGATTCCCGACTACTACGCCCGCCGGCCCAAGGCCTGTATGGGTGGCTGGGGACAGCGCTTCATCAATGTGATGCCGGATGGAAGCATCCTGCCCTGCCACGCCGCACAGACCATTGGCCATTTGCAGTTTCCACGCTTTCCGGACAGCAGCCTGAGCGCAGCCTGGTACGAGCACCCGGGCTTTGCCGCTTATCGCGGCACTGACTGGATGCCCGATCCGTGCGGCAGCTGTGACCACAAGGAACAGGATTGGGGCGGCTGTCGCTGCCAGGCGCTGGCGCTGGCCGGCGACGCCGGCACGCTGGACCCGGTGTGCGAGCTGTCGCCGCAGCATGTGCAGGTGGTGAATATGGCCATGCGTGAATCGCACCAGCCAACGGGCGAACTGATGCTGCGCCAGCGCCACGGCGGCTGA
- a CDS encoding histidine kinase dimerization/phospho-acceptor domain-containing protein, translating to MLSRFSAWLNRSIHRRLLVLLVIGLPLLWLGSAGLSFFTARYEVNELFDTEQVLFAQLLASVDLRARQAGAEIHPNHSDNFKELFDDDVAGGEVDVDDFAFQLRDAHGVLRLADVKMTPLPVRTGYTGFADVQIGKYLWRVYYLNDPARDLYVAVGQKAKERTSLARVLMLAQLTPWLVSLPLVLLWIWWGIRQGLQPLNRLTHDIARQEPSRLTPLHHAHLPQEIAPLVTALNTLLARLDQALDSERRFTADAAHELRTPLAALRVQVEVAQLADDPTARRKALGQVVQGIDRATRLVAQLLTLARLDHNPREALAGDAELIEQARQHLLDASDAATARNVRCDWPDSLPRWPHPVDPALLDILLRNLVDNAVRYTPSGGRVWLEDAGEGWLILANNAPDGLDADVLVRLGERFFRPAGQQASGSGLGLSIARRAASLCGLQLTLSLTDGVFRARLSV from the coding sequence ATGCTGTCTCGTTTCTCTGCCTGGTTAAACCGGTCGATTCATCGTCGGCTGCTGGTGCTGTTGGTCATCGGCCTGCCGCTGCTGTGGCTGGGCAGCGCCGGCCTGTCGTTTTTTACCGCCCGCTACGAAGTGAACGAACTGTTCGACACCGAGCAGGTGCTGTTTGCCCAATTGCTGGCGTCGGTGGACTTGCGCGCCCGTCAGGCCGGGGCGGAAATTCATCCAAACCACAGTGACAATTTTAAAGAGCTGTTTGACGACGATGTCGCCGGTGGCGAGGTGGATGTGGACGATTTTGCCTTTCAGCTACGCGATGCCCACGGCGTGCTGCGTCTGGCCGACGTCAAGATGACGCCCTTGCCAGTGCGTACCGGTTACACCGGCTTTGCCGATGTGCAGATTGGCAAATATCTCTGGCGGGTGTACTACCTGAACGACCCGGCCCGCGACCTGTACGTGGCGGTCGGGCAAAAGGCCAAGGAGCGCACCAGCCTGGCCAGGGTGCTGATGCTGGCCCAGCTCACCCCCTGGCTGGTGTCACTGCCGCTGGTGCTGCTGTGGATCTGGTGGGGGATTCGCCAGGGGCTGCAACCGCTCAACCGCCTGACTCACGACATTGCCCGACAGGAGCCATCACGGCTCACCCCCTTGCACCATGCGCATTTGCCCCAGGAAATCGCCCCGCTGGTCACCGCGCTGAATACCCTGCTGGCCCGATTGGATCAGGCGCTGGACAGCGAGCGCCGGTTTACCGCCGACGCCGCCCACGAACTGCGCACGCCGCTGGCGGCGCTACGGGTGCAAGTCGAAGTCGCCCAACTGGCCGACGACCCGACCGCCCGGCGCAAGGCGCTGGGCCAGGTGGTGCAGGGCATCGACCGCGCCACCCGGCTGGTGGCGCAGCTGCTCACCCTGGCGCGGCTGGACCACAACCCGCGCGAGGCGCTGGCCGGCGATGCCGAACTGATTGAACAGGCGCGCCAGCATTTGCTGGACGCCAGCGACGCCGCCACGGCCCGCAATGTGCGCTGCGACTGGCCAGACAGCCTGCCGCGCTGGCCGCACCCGGTCGATCCAGCCCTGCTGGATATTCTGCTGCGCAATCTGGTGGACAACGCCGTGCGCTATACCCCCAGCGGTGGCCGGGTATGGCTGGAGGACGCAGGTGAAGGCTGGCTGATATTGGCCAACAACGCCCCGGATGGCCTGGACGCCGATGTGCTGGTCCGGCTGGGCGAACGCTTTTTCCGCCCCGCTGGCCAGCAGGCCAGCGGCAGCGGCCTGGGCCTGTCGATTGCCCGGCGCGCCGCCAGCCTGTGCGGCTTGCAGCTGACGCTGAGCCTGACAGATGGCGTGTTCCGCGCCAGATTAAGTGTTTGA
- the pqqA gene encoding pyrroloquinoline quinone precursor peptide PqqA: MRQWHTPQVVEIALGLEINCYMCAEL, encoded by the coding sequence ATGCGTCAATGGCATACCCCGCAAGTGGTCGAAATTGCACTCGGCCTGGAAATCAACTGCTACATGTGCGCCGAACTGTAA
- the pqqD gene encoding pyrroloquinoline quinone biosynthesis peptide chaperone PqqD — MISADSIVRLAPGTRLQQDTVRGGWVLLGPERMLVLDDIAQLVVSRLAGQPVGELIAALAAEFDAPVDVIGQDVLGLLTTLADKGFLRHG, encoded by the coding sequence ATGATCAGCGCCGACAGCATCGTGCGTCTGGCACCGGGCACCCGCCTGCAGCAAGACACGGTGCGCGGCGGCTGGGTGCTGCTGGGCCCGGAGCGCATGCTGGTGCTGGACGACATTGCCCAGCTGGTGGTGTCGCGATTGGCCGGCCAGCCGGTGGGCGAGCTGATTGCCGCGCTGGCGGCCGAATTTGACGCGCCAGTGGATGTCATCGGCCAGGATGTGCTGGGCCTGCTGACCACGCTGGCGGATAAAGGATTTCTTCGTCATGGCTAG
- a CDS encoding response regulator transcription factor, whose protein sequence is MIDILLLDDHAVVRTGYRRLIDAEADMRVVAEAACADEACTALRLNRVDVAVVDLSLQQGSGMEAISRLLARQTDLGILVFTMHQHAGYARQAFRAGAQGYLTKHADPTDMLAAVRKVAQGKRVLSPDMAELLANDSLEADSSISRLTPREFDILRLAVAGDPPARIADQLHLSTKTVLNYLSTIRQKLEVHNDIGLMQLAIRHGLVLQR, encoded by the coding sequence ATGATTGATATCCTGCTGCTGGACGACCACGCCGTGGTGCGCACCGGCTACCGCCGACTGATTGATGCCGAAGCCGACATGCGCGTGGTGGCCGAGGCTGCCTGTGCCGATGAAGCCTGCACCGCACTGCGCCTGAACCGGGTGGATGTGGCGGTGGTGGATTTATCGCTGCAGCAAGGCAGCGGCATGGAAGCCATCAGCCGCCTGCTGGCCCGGCAAACCGACCTGGGCATTCTGGTGTTCACCATGCACCAGCACGCCGGCTACGCCCGCCAGGCCTTTCGCGCCGGCGCACAGGGCTACCTGACCAAACACGCCGACCCCACCGACATGCTGGCGGCGGTGCGCAAGGTGGCACAGGGCAAACGCGTGCTGTCGCCAGACATGGCCGAACTGCTGGCCAACGACAGCCTGGAAGCCGACAGCAGCATCAGCCGCCTCACCCCGCGTGAATTCGACATCCTGCGCCTGGCCGTGGCCGGCGACCCGCCGGCGCGAATTGCCGACCAATTGCACCTGAGCACCAAGACCGTGCTGAACTATCTGTCCACCATCCGCCAGAAGCTGGAAGTTCACAACGACATTGGCCTGATGCAGCTGGCCATTCGCCATGGGCTGGTGTTGCAGCGCTGA
- a CDS encoding tRNA nucleotidyltransferase, whose product MSFDLSPAGLAQLLASPALTLLTLAAGAARVGGELDADTLALMSSQVSAGVLEDFSPTDSWPLIRQGLMGEHPSGMLTVLRECGALARLWPELDALFGQGQASPDGENIDIGEHQCRVIDLLAAQHAPLPVRLAGLLYNLGKADSPPQHLPVHYQHIERGLPRIEAIVRRFGLSPDVQTLAVLTLRELERVHRAAPMRAASITALLERVDAFGQLARYQQLLLICRCDYHAYPGNAERAYPKALLLERARQACLSVVRCDGQQDDPMALHEARALAVATALRSSRWADAAE is encoded by the coding sequence ATGAGTTTTGATCTTTCCCCTGCCGGGCTGGCGCAGTTGCTGGCCAGCCCGGCCCTGACCCTGCTGACGCTGGCCGCTGGCGCGGCGCGAGTGGGCGGCGAACTGGATGCCGACACGCTGGCGCTGATGTCCAGCCAGGTTAGCGCTGGCGTGCTGGAGGATTTTTCCCCCACCGACAGCTGGCCGCTGATACGGCAAGGGCTGATGGGCGAGCACCCATCCGGCATGCTGACCGTGTTACGCGAGTGTGGTGCCCTGGCCCGGCTGTGGCCGGAGTTGGACGCCTTGTTTGGCCAGGGCCAGGCGTCGCCCGATGGTGAGAATATTGACATTGGCGAACACCAGTGTCGGGTGATCGACCTGCTGGCCGCCCAGCATGCGCCATTGCCGGTGCGCCTGGCCGGCCTGCTGTACAACCTGGGCAAGGCGGATTCGCCCCCGCAGCACCTGCCGGTGCATTACCAGCATATCGAGCGCGGCTTGCCGCGCATTGAGGCCATTGTTCGCCGTTTTGGTCTGTCCCCGGACGTGCAGACGCTGGCGGTACTCACCCTGCGGGAGCTGGAGCGCGTGCATCGCGCCGCGCCGATGCGCGCGGCGTCGATCACCGCCTTGCTCGAACGCGTGGATGCCTTTGGCCAGCTGGCGCGTTACCAGCAATTGCTGCTGATCTGCCGCTGCGATTACCACGCCTATCCGGGCAATGCCGAACGCGCCTACCCCAAAGCCCTCCTGCTCGAACGCGCCCGCCAGGCCTGCCTGAGCGTGGTGCGGTGCGACGGACAGCAGGACGACCCTATGGCACTGCACGAGGCCCGCGCCCTGGCGGTGGCCACCGCGCTGCGCTCCAGCCGCTGGGCCGACGCGGCGGAGTGA
- the pqqC gene encoding pyrroloquinoline-quinone synthase PqqC, whose protein sequence is MTRLTAPLSPQELEDTLRAIGRERYHNLHPFHHLLHGGKLSLDQVRAWALNRYCYQAAIPRKDAALISKIHDRELRRVWAQRIIDHDGREQEEGGIERWLVLTDGLGLPRDYVISRQGALPATVFAVEAYVHFVAEHSPVVAVSSCLTELFAPAIHKERIVGMLENYDFIDDRVLAYFRRRLDQAPRDAEFALDYVKRHALTVADQQGVIDALVFKCNVLWAQLDALYAAYVAPGMIPPGAFRPGEWA, encoded by the coding sequence ATGACCCGACTCACTGCGCCGCTGTCTCCCCAGGAACTGGAAGACACCCTGCGTGCCATCGGCCGCGAGCGCTACCATAATCTGCACCCGTTTCATCACCTGCTGCACGGCGGCAAGCTGTCGCTGGATCAGGTGCGCGCCTGGGCGCTGAACCGCTACTGTTATCAGGCGGCCATTCCGCGCAAGGACGCCGCGCTGATTAGCAAAATCCACGACCGCGAACTGCGCCGGGTGTGGGCGCAGCGCATCATCGACCACGATGGCCGCGAGCAGGAAGAAGGCGGTATTGAGCGCTGGCTGGTGCTGACCGATGGCCTGGGCCTGCCGCGCGACTATGTGATTTCCCGCCAGGGCGCGCTGCCGGCCACGGTGTTTGCCGTGGAAGCCTATGTGCATTTTGTTGCCGAGCATTCGCCGGTGGTGGCGGTGTCGTCGTGCCTGACCGAGCTGTTTGCCCCGGCCATTCACAAAGAACGCATCGTCGGCATGCTGGAAAACTACGACTTTATCGACGACCGCGTGCTGGCCTACTTCCGCCGCCGGCTGGACCAGGCCCCGCGCGACGCCGAATTTGCCCTGGACTACGTCAAGCGCCACGCGCTGACCGTGGCCGACCAGCAAGGCGTGATCGACGCGCTGGTGTTCAAGTGCAATGTGCTGTGGGCACAGCTGGACGCGCTGTACGCCGCCTATGTGGCACCGGGGATGATTCCGCCCGGAGCCTTCCGGCCCGGAGAATGGGCATGA
- a CDS encoding PLP-dependent aminotransferase family protein produces the protein MAAEWVAELLSGRLRRDDPLSLSRQLCQLLRSAMLDGRIPAGSRLPSSRWLAAELKLARNTVLEVYDQLLAEGYLDTRRGAGSFVLESLRPSLAHQPLPAQLGLSARGQAVLACGPTPAGLHGAFAPGVPALEAFPRQAWQRALNRHSRQAPDHWLGYQAQGGLPVLREALAAYLGQSRGVRCSADQVLITGGAQQALDWLARLLADPGDVAWVEDPGYLGARTALTAAGLQLCPLPVDAAGLNPAAAPAHAPSPRLIYVTPSHQYPCGAVMPLARRQALLAHADACGAWIIEDDYDSEFRYASQPVAALQGLAVSARVMYVGTLSKVMFPGLRLGYLVVPDALIDAFRRASWHLAREGHYPVQAALADFIASGQLARHIRRMRELYLSRQHHLRQAVQQRLGDTLPLSGGEAGMHLLAHLPSEVDDQALAQQGWQRHRLILRPLSAHSLAALPPRGWLLGYAGVAEAEITRAVDAMAVLLGQ, from the coding sequence ATGGCCGCAGAATGGGTAGCCGAACTGCTGAGCGGGCGACTGCGCCGCGACGATCCGCTGAGCCTGAGCCGTCAGCTGTGCCAGCTGTTGCGCAGTGCCATGCTGGATGGCCGCATTCCCGCCGGCAGCCGGCTGCCGTCGTCGCGCTGGCTGGCGGCGGAGCTTAAGCTGGCGCGCAATACCGTGCTGGAGGTGTATGACCAACTGCTGGCCGAAGGCTATCTCGACACCCGGCGCGGGGCCGGCAGTTTTGTGCTGGAAAGTCTGCGCCCCAGCCTGGCGCATCAGCCGCTGCCGGCGCAGCTCGGGCTGTCGGCACGCGGTCAGGCGGTGCTGGCTTGCGGGCCGACGCCCGCCGGACTGCATGGCGCGTTTGCACCCGGCGTGCCGGCGCTGGAGGCGTTTCCGCGCCAGGCCTGGCAACGGGCGTTGAACCGGCACAGCCGCCAGGCGCCCGATCACTGGCTGGGCTATCAGGCGCAGGGCGGCCTGCCCGTGCTGCGCGAGGCGCTGGCGGCATATCTGGGCCAGTCGCGCGGGGTGCGTTGCAGCGCCGACCAGGTGCTGATTACCGGTGGTGCCCAGCAGGCGCTGGACTGGCTGGCGCGGCTGCTGGCCGACCCCGGCGACGTGGCCTGGGTGGAAGACCCCGGTTATCTGGGCGCACGCACCGCGCTGACCGCCGCCGGGCTCCAGTTGTGCCCGCTGCCGGTGGACGCCGCCGGGCTCAACCCCGCTGCCGCGCCGGCGCACGCCCCCAGTCCACGGCTGATTTACGTGACGCCATCGCATCAATACCCGTGCGGCGCGGTGATGCCGCTGGCGCGACGCCAGGCCTTGCTGGCCCACGCCGATGCCTGTGGCGCATGGATCATCGAAGACGATTACGACAGTGAATTCCGCTACGCCAGCCAGCCGGTGGCCGCCTTGCAGGGGCTGGCCGTCAGCGCCAGGGTGATGTATGTCGGCACCTTGTCCAAGGTGATGTTTCCGGGCCTGCGCCTGGGCTATCTGGTGGTGCCTGACGCGCTGATCGACGCCTTTCGCCGCGCCAGCTGGCATCTGGCCCGCGAGGGGCATTACCCGGTGCAGGCCGCGCTGGCGGATTTTATCGCCAGCGGCCAGTTGGCCCGGCATATCCGCCGTATGCGCGAGCTGTACCTGAGCCGGCAACACCACTTGCGCCAGGCGGTGCAGCAACGGCTGGGCGATACCTTGCCGCTGTCCGGCGGCGAAGCCGGCATGCACCTGCTCGCCCACCTGCCTAGCGAAGTGGACGATCAGGCGCTGGCGCAGCAGGGCTGGCAGCGCCACCGGCTGATCCTGCGTCCACTGTCGGCCCACAGCCTGGCCGCCCTCCCGCCGCGCGGCTGGCTGCTGGGCTACGCGGGGGTGGCCGAGGCAGAAATCACCCGGGCGGTGGACGCCATGGCGGTGTTGCTGGGCCAGTAG